A region from the Streptomyces lydicus genome encodes:
- a CDS encoding nucleotide disphospho-sugar-binding domain-containing protein, whose product MLFAVPPLAGHVNPTIAVAAELTARGHRVAWTGPATALATLLPAGSLLYPAGDRSGGDGIDVLHGRWRDLRGIAALRFLWADVLLPLARAMLPGVHAAVEDFAPDVLVADQQALAGPLVARRHGLPWATSATTTAEFTRPFDGVPKVGEWVAQRIAALLAECGAPSGWDPRFSPHLVLVFSTPALLGDGGPSGAETGGPSGAEARPYAPAAGRADAASGPAGRRYPPHYAFVGPAFGSRPSPGDFPWHRLDPGRARVLVSLGTLNREAGARFYPAVLHAADALADRAQLILAAPADLAGSIPHHVIHQEYVPQLALLPHLDAVLCHGGHNTVCEALAYGLPLVVAPVRDDQPIVAGQVTGAGAGVRVRFGRARADELHQALAAVLDDPAHRRAARRIQASFAAAGGARTAADRLEKLQGGAVAGSGTAPTRTEVETESKAWSEPQPEPQTKTANQEGP is encoded by the coding sequence GTGCTGTTCGCCGTCCCGCCGCTCGCCGGACATGTCAACCCCACGATCGCGGTCGCCGCCGAACTCACCGCGCGCGGCCACCGGGTCGCCTGGACCGGCCCCGCCACGGCCCTCGCGACCCTGCTTCCCGCGGGCTCCCTCCTGTACCCGGCGGGTGACCGGAGCGGGGGCGACGGCATCGACGTCCTGCACGGGCGGTGGCGCGATCTGCGGGGCATCGCGGCCCTGCGCTTCCTGTGGGCGGACGTCCTGCTGCCCCTCGCCCGCGCCATGCTGCCCGGGGTGCACGCCGCCGTCGAAGACTTTGCCCCCGATGTGCTGGTGGCCGACCAACAGGCCCTGGCCGGGCCGCTGGTGGCGCGGCGCCACGGTCTGCCCTGGGCGACCTCGGCAACCACCACGGCCGAGTTCACCCGGCCCTTCGACGGGGTCCCCAAGGTGGGGGAGTGGGTGGCACAGCGCATCGCCGCCCTGCTCGCCGAGTGCGGCGCGCCCAGCGGCTGGGACCCCCGCTTCTCCCCGCACCTCGTCCTGGTCTTCTCCACCCCCGCGCTCCTCGGGGACGGCGGGCCGTCCGGTGCCGAGACCGGCGGGCCGTCCGGTGCCGAGGCCCGTCCGTACGCACCGGCCGCCGGACGGGCGGACGCGGCGTCCGGTCCCGCAGGACGGCGGTATCCGCCCCACTACGCCTTCGTCGGACCCGCCTTCGGCTCCCGCCCGTCCCCCGGAGACTTCCCGTGGCACCGTCTCGACCCCGGACGCGCGCGGGTGCTCGTCTCCCTCGGCACCCTCAACCGCGAGGCGGGCGCCCGCTTCTACCCCGCGGTCCTGCACGCCGCGGACGCCCTCGCGGACCGGGCGCAGCTGATCCTGGCGGCCCCCGCGGACCTCGCGGGGAGCATCCCGCACCATGTGATCCACCAGGAGTACGTCCCCCAGCTCGCCCTGCTGCCGCACCTCGACGCGGTGCTGTGCCACGGCGGCCACAACACCGTCTGCGAGGCGCTTGCGTACGGGCTGCCGCTGGTGGTGGCGCCGGTCCGCGACGATCAGCCGATCGTCGCCGGTCAGGTGACCGGGGCCGGGGCGGGGGTGCGGGTGCGGTTCGGCCGGGCCCGCGCGGACGAGCTGCACCAGGCGCTGGCCGCCGTCCTGGACGACCCGGCCCACCGCCGTGCGGCCCGCCGCATCCAGGCGTCCTTCGCCGCGGCGGGCGGCGCCCGCACCGCGGCCGACCGTCTGGAGAAGCTGCAGGGCGGCGCCGTGGCCGGATCTGGCACTGCCCCCACCAGGACCGAGGTCGAGACCGAGTCCAAGGCCTGGAGTGAGCCCCAGCCCGAGCCCCAGACCAAGACCGCGAACCAGGAGGGACCGTGA
- a CDS encoding alpha/beta fold hydrolase, with protein MSLTPAGGLRLHTQLLPGRGDGPTVVFLHGLVMDNLSSFYCTLAGPVSRAGHPVLLYDQRGHGRSDRPPGGYDRDTAAADLAALLGSLGLDRRPVHLVGNSYGGVLALHTALVRPELVASLLLIDAQLTGDWVADMTDTLSVAALGLEHRRLPEQLAALGRRKEARLTAGADALLNRTTLIEDIAAGPAFTARDFARLRCPVLAVYGEHSELLPGARELAAGAPDCELCVLPGVGHTVLNEATEGLCAAVLERLGDRAGAVAR; from the coding sequence ATGTCCCTGACCCCCGCGGGCGGGCTGCGCCTGCACACCCAGCTGCTGCCGGGCCGCGGTGACGGCCCCACGGTCGTCTTCCTCCACGGCCTGGTGATGGACAACCTGTCGAGCTTCTACTGCACCCTCGCGGGGCCCGTATCCCGCGCCGGTCACCCGGTGCTCCTCTACGACCAGCGCGGACACGGCCGCAGCGACCGCCCGCCCGGCGGCTACGACCGGGACACCGCGGCCGCCGACCTCGCCGCCCTGCTCGGCTCCCTCGGCCTCGACCGCCGCCCGGTCCATCTGGTCGGCAACAGCTACGGCGGAGTGCTCGCCCTGCACACCGCCCTCGTCCGGCCCGAACTGGTCGCCTCCCTGCTGCTGATCGACGCCCAGCTGACCGGCGACTGGGTGGCGGACATGACCGACACCCTCTCCGTCGCGGCCCTCGGCCTCGAACACCGCCGGCTGCCGGAGCAGCTTGCCGCGCTCGGGAGGCGCAAGGAGGCCCGGCTGACCGCCGGTGCCGACGCCCTGCTCAACCGCACCACCCTGATCGAAGACATCGCTGCGGGCCCCGCCTTCACCGCCCGTGATTTCGCCCGGCTGCGGTGCCCGGTCCTCGCCGTCTACGGAGAACACTCCGAACTCCTCCCCGGAGCCCGGGAGCTCGCGGCCGGCGCACCGGACTGCGAACTGTGTGTGCTCCCGGGCGTGGGACACACCGTGCTCAACGAAGCCACCGAAGGGCTCTGTGCCGCCGTACTGGAACGACTGGGCGACCGGGCCGGGGCGGTGGCCCGATGA
- a CDS encoding phosphopantetheine-binding protein, whose translation MAADPLPERTGTILAEITDMLVSVVGDELLVVGEVTPATTFNDDLALESIEFVALAELLQQRYGSAVDLLGLLAEKDIDQILAMTVGELAVHIDTVTAADQACAG comes from the coding sequence ATGGCAGCTGACCCGCTCCCCGAGCGCACCGGGACGATCCTGGCCGAGATCACCGACATGCTGGTGAGCGTCGTCGGCGACGAACTGCTCGTCGTGGGCGAGGTCACCCCCGCGACCACCTTCAACGACGATCTGGCGCTGGAGAGTATCGAGTTCGTCGCCCTCGCCGAGCTGCTGCAACAGCGTTACGGCAGCGCGGTGGACCTCCTCGGTCTCCTCGCGGAGAAGGACATCGACCAGATCCTGGCCATGACGGTCGGCGAACTCGCCGTCCATATCGACACGGTCACCGCCGCCGACCAGGCCTGCGCGGGCTGA
- a CDS encoding 4'-phosphopantetheinyl transferase family protein: MKFTPEVCGIGEPRPGGWCLARRRWTDPASQELVMRRYLGAAERAHYERCAPRARTGWLLGRIAAKDAVRELLWESGAGPVFPAEVSVGTDPHGRTRPEGPLAAGLHLSLAHKDHVAVALAHRAGPVGIGIEPVTDDPRALEQIALTPAECRLADGLQAREATGGTGRAYWLTALWCAKEAAAKAAGSGLGGRPLDWAVTSAPGGTLRVESPDGRHHLVHLDSVHDLSAHHVVAWTGPPPVPRTDTDTPTSTEATHGS; encoded by the coding sequence ATGAAGTTCACCCCGGAGGTGTGCGGCATCGGCGAACCCCGCCCCGGCGGCTGGTGCCTGGCCCGGCGCCGCTGGACGGACCCGGCCTCGCAGGAGCTGGTGATGCGCCGCTATCTGGGCGCCGCCGAACGCGCACACTACGAACGCTGCGCGCCACGCGCCCGCACGGGCTGGCTGCTGGGCCGGATCGCCGCCAAGGACGCGGTCCGAGAACTGCTGTGGGAGTCGGGGGCAGGCCCCGTCTTCCCCGCCGAGGTCTCGGTGGGCACCGACCCGCACGGCCGCACCAGGCCCGAGGGCCCGCTCGCCGCCGGCCTCCACCTCTCCCTCGCCCACAAGGATCACGTCGCCGTGGCCCTCGCCCACCGGGCGGGCCCCGTCGGCATCGGCATCGAGCCGGTCACCGACGATCCGCGCGCCCTCGAACAGATCGCCCTGACCCCGGCCGAATGCCGCCTGGCGGACGGCCTCCAGGCCCGCGAAGCGACCGGAGGAACGGGCCGCGCCTACTGGCTCACCGCCCTGTGGTGCGCCAAGGAGGCCGCGGCGAAGGCGGCGGGCAGCGGCCTCGGCGGCCGGCCGCTGGACTGGGCCGTGACGTCCGCACCGGGCGGCACGCTGCGGGTGGAGTCCCCGGACGGCCGGCACCACCTCGTTCACCTCGACTCCGTCCACGACCTTTCCGCGCACCACGTCGTCGCCTGGACCGGGCCGCCGCCCGTGCCCCGTACGGACACCGACACCCCCACTTCCACGGAGGCCACCCATGGCAGCTGA
- a CDS encoding type I polyketide synthase translates to MSDTGARRTGPRPTDAAIVGMGALFPGAGDLAAYRRNLLAGRDCITQVPPGRWDPEVYYDPQGAEGPARSDRFYCRRGGFLDELATFDPTRFGIMPATVPGAEPDQLLALRVIADAIADAGGQERLPADRSRIGVILGRGGFMGVATARLDQRVRTAHQLAATLRQLAPELGESKISAVRDAFQESLGPERPEASIGLVPSFTAARTANRLDFRGPAYTLDAACASSLLAVAQAVDLLAAGRCDSVIAGAVHHCHIATLWSVFTQLRALSPTQCIRPFDRRADGTLLSEGTGVVLLKRLADAERDGDRVYAVIRGAGVAGDGRASSLMNPRTEGQTRALQQAWGSAGLDPEHPAALGLLEAHGTGTPVGDAAELDTLARVFGPPGAGRAPIGLGSVKSMLGHTMQAAGIAGLIKAALAVHDRTLPPTLHLDEPHEGLARTRMRPVTEAEPWDAGRAPLRAGVNAFGFGGINAHVILEEAPGCRPAAVPPAPPGSRLRTAEPERTVLLAAHSPAELAEKLRSVGAGAGAGEDAGERVGGAGTGIPVGDGPCRLALLGPTPQRRDLAAKILARGLPWRGRGEVWFTPSPFFGPYARETGARLAFVFPGLEAEPPPRVDDLADRMCLPRPAVSGGSGLVERAVDSLAVGRLLARALDRLGITPDLLTGHSLGEWTAMVVAGMYPPQAVDTFLGSLRPGSLAVPDLVYAALGCGAAQAAAALEGLERVAVSHDNCPHQSVICGAPEPLAEAVRRLAAQGVRAQEMPFRSGFHTPMWAPYLDQVGAAFDALPLRDPQVPVWSATTVAPFPEDPSEVRALVLRHLLEPVRFQHLTRRLYETGVRAFVQVGAGSLTGFIGDTLHGEDHLAVAAAGTRGGEEAQLLRTAVALWAEGIAPRWERLAPSVGGGLGAGGAVVVDRAPGAEGAPAMDHATAPDRAGGPEGVTGPDRAVGGGSRGPDGSRHTGPPRSRFAAGPLGRGGGSGGTAFRVRRRRRQRGSAAAPPAVRRGPRTAGPGRRPRRNPDSHPHGRRRVRRGHPARLGPCRRPQHRPGPDPAPRPPPHHSSPLPRHPPLRP, encoded by the coding sequence ATGAGTGACACCGGTGCCCGGCGGACCGGACCCCGCCCCACGGACGCCGCGATCGTCGGCATGGGGGCGCTCTTCCCCGGTGCCGGTGACCTCGCCGCGTACCGGCGCAACCTGCTGGCCGGCCGGGACTGCATCACACAGGTGCCGCCCGGCCGCTGGGACCCCGAGGTCTACTACGACCCGCAGGGCGCCGAGGGCCCCGCCCGCAGCGACCGCTTCTACTGCCGGCGGGGCGGCTTCCTGGACGAGCTCGCCACCTTCGACCCCACCCGCTTCGGCATCATGCCCGCCACCGTCCCGGGAGCCGAACCCGACCAACTCCTCGCGCTGCGCGTCATCGCCGACGCCATCGCCGACGCGGGCGGACAGGAGCGGCTGCCCGCCGACCGCTCCCGAATCGGGGTCATACTCGGCCGCGGCGGCTTCATGGGCGTGGCCACCGCCCGGCTCGACCAGCGGGTCCGAACCGCCCACCAGCTCGCCGCCACCCTGCGCCAACTCGCCCCGGAACTGGGGGAGTCGAAGATCTCCGCGGTGCGCGACGCCTTCCAGGAGAGCCTGGGCCCCGAACGGCCCGAGGCGTCCATCGGCCTGGTACCCAGCTTCACCGCCGCCCGGACCGCCAACCGGCTGGACTTCCGCGGGCCCGCCTACACCCTCGACGCGGCCTGCGCCTCCTCGCTGCTGGCCGTGGCCCAGGCCGTCGACCTGCTGGCCGCCGGACGCTGCGACAGCGTGATCGCCGGAGCCGTGCACCACTGCCATATCGCCACCCTGTGGAGCGTCTTCACCCAGCTGCGCGCCCTGAGCCCCACCCAGTGCATCCGTCCCTTCGACCGCCGGGCCGACGGCACGCTGCTGTCCGAAGGCACCGGCGTCGTCCTCCTCAAACGCCTGGCCGATGCCGAACGCGACGGGGACCGGGTCTACGCGGTCATCCGCGGGGCGGGGGTGGCGGGGGACGGACGCGCGTCGAGCTTGATGAACCCCCGGACGGAGGGGCAGACCAGGGCGCTGCAACAGGCCTGGGGCAGCGCCGGCCTCGATCCGGAACACCCCGCCGCACTCGGCCTGCTGGAGGCGCACGGCACCGGGACGCCGGTCGGGGACGCCGCCGAACTGGACACCCTGGCCCGGGTGTTCGGGCCTCCCGGCGCGGGCCGGGCGCCGATCGGTCTGGGCTCGGTGAAGTCGATGCTCGGCCACACCATGCAGGCCGCCGGGATCGCCGGACTGATCAAGGCCGCCCTCGCCGTGCACGACCGCACCCTGCCGCCGACCCTGCATCTGGACGAGCCGCACGAGGGCCTGGCACGGACCCGGATGCGTCCGGTCACCGAGGCCGAACCCTGGGACGCCGGACGGGCACCCCTACGGGCCGGGGTCAATGCGTTCGGCTTCGGCGGGATCAATGCCCACGTCATCCTGGAGGAAGCCCCGGGATGCCGGCCCGCCGCCGTACCGCCCGCGCCCCCCGGCTCCCGGCTGCGGACGGCGGAGCCGGAGCGCACCGTACTGCTCGCCGCGCACTCTCCCGCCGAGCTCGCGGAGAAATTACGGAGTGTGGGAGCGGGAGCGGGAGCGGGAGAGGACGCGGGGGAGAGGGTGGGGGGCGCGGGCACCGGCATTCCCGTAGGGGACGGCCCTTGCCGTCTCGCTCTGCTCGGCCCCACCCCGCAGCGCCGCGACCTGGCCGCCAAGATCCTCGCCCGGGGACTGCCCTGGCGGGGGCGCGGTGAGGTGTGGTTCACCCCGAGCCCCTTCTTCGGGCCGTACGCCCGGGAGACGGGAGCACGGCTCGCGTTCGTCTTTCCGGGGCTGGAAGCGGAGCCGCCGCCGCGCGTGGACGACCTCGCCGACCGGATGTGCCTGCCGCGCCCCGCGGTCTCCGGGGGCAGCGGTCTGGTCGAGCGGGCCGTCGACTCCCTCGCCGTTGGCCGGCTGCTCGCCCGCGCCCTGGACCGACTGGGTATCACCCCCGATCTGCTGACCGGCCACAGCCTCGGGGAGTGGACGGCCATGGTGGTCGCCGGAATGTACCCGCCGCAGGCCGTGGACACCTTCCTCGGCTCGCTGCGGCCCGGCTCCCTCGCGGTGCCCGACCTGGTCTACGCGGCCCTGGGCTGCGGAGCCGCACAGGCGGCCGCGGCGCTGGAAGGCCTGGAGCGGGTGGCGGTCAGCCATGACAACTGCCCGCACCAGTCGGTGATCTGCGGAGCCCCGGAACCGCTGGCCGAGGCCGTCCGCAGACTCGCCGCACAGGGCGTACGGGCTCAGGAGATGCCCTTCCGCTCCGGCTTCCACACGCCGATGTGGGCGCCCTACCTCGACCAGGTGGGCGCCGCCTTCGACGCCCTGCCGCTGCGGGACCCGCAGGTGCCCGTCTGGTCGGCGACGACCGTTGCGCCGTTCCCCGAAGACCCGTCGGAGGTGCGTGCGTTGGTGCTGCGGCACCTGCTGGAGCCGGTCCGCTTCCAGCACCTGACCAGGCGGCTGTACGAGACCGGCGTACGCGCCTTCGTCCAGGTCGGTGCCGGCAGCCTTACCGGCTTCATCGGCGACACCCTCCACGGGGAGGACCATCTCGCCGTGGCGGCGGCCGGCACCCGTGGCGGGGAAGAGGCACAACTGCTGCGGACCGCCGTCGCGTTGTGGGCCGAGGGGATCGCTCCGCGTTGGGAGCGGCTGGCGCCTTCGGTCGGCGGCGGCCTGGGGGCGGGGGGCGCCGTGGTGGTGGATCGTGCCCCGGGGGCGGAGGGCGCCCCGGCCATGGACCACGCCACGGCCCCGGACCGCGCTGGGGGACCCGAAGGAGTCACGGGCCCGGATCGTGCCGTGGGCGGCGGGAGCCGCGGCCCCGACGGGAGCCGGCACACCGGTCCGCCTCGATCTCGGTTCGCCGCTGGTCCTCTTGGGCGGGGCGGCGGCTCCGGGGGGACTGCTTTTCGCGTCCGCAGGAGAAGGCGGCAGCGGGGGAGTGCTGCCGCACCCCCGGCCGTCCGCCGCGGCCCCCGTACAGCAGGCCCTGGACGCCGTCCTCGCCGAAACCCGGACAGCCACCCGCATGGTCGCCGCCGCGTCCGCCGCGGCCACCCGGCTCGCCTCGGCCCCTGTCGACGACCGCAACACCGACCGGGCCCCGACCCCGCCCCCCGCCCCCCGCCGCACCACTCGTCACCTCTCCCTCGCCACCCTCCCCTACGTCCGTGA